A part of Schistosoma mansoni strain Puerto Rico chromosome W, complete genome genomic DNA contains:
- a CDS encoding putative transcription factor ap-2 gamma gives MSSIIQDQFSTGICITENETNSDTDNSLTGGGGSIGSLHSDYQPPYFPPPYYPSITTPMMMMTTTTETAINSLGTNFYHTSGQNTSFISGSNNYSGNFYHPNLCHDSNILNQHLHTSQHHHHHPQQQQSRLHTNTSNFPFSSYFNTNPNYYSSVNYMNGSVLTNENLSSSPSSSSSDINHTNNMFTNYPFNYSIQSGIQTFDDEVHNIEASAASSQSSFIRRSNMHHCSLIPEYEMVEKNFGQSHHTTESNYQQSGTPSSIDTTESSPHNSSQFLSPGSNKGNFEIGSEINRIQMSSTSTTNSGRNIYSSPISCGMNANELNSEDGVRNHEEEKNALRTFNYPDINSLKNAFNIGITSEIQNLTEGLLNDPTNVMLQTNLTHNLDQSNSYMSHSQGTRFSTSFNTECTQNVIYQPTASVIPEQPFSRLSGGGNSGKNGFCKRAIRYKTALDGRTDFIHAPSPSDIFCTVPGRLSLLSSTSKYKVTVAEVQRRLSPPECLNASLLGGVLRRAKSKNGGRSLRDKLDKIGLNLPAGRRKAATVTLLTSLVEGEAIRMARDFSYLCENEFPHRICAEYLSRTLNGCDYSDIQKKRNQVISTK, from the exons ATGTCTTCAATTATACAG gATCAGTTTTCAACAGGTATCTGTATTACTGAAAATGAGACAAATTCCGATACAGATAATTCATTAACCGGTGGGGGCGGTTCTATTGGTAGTCTACATTCAGATTATCAACCTCCATATTTTCCTCCACCATACTATCCATCTATAACTAcaccaatgatgatgatgacaacaaCAACGGagacagcaatcaatagtttaggAACGAATTTCTATCATACTAGTGGACAAAATACATCATTTATAAGTGGTTCAAATAATTATTCTGGTAATTTTTATCATCCGAATTTATGTCATGATTCAAATATATTAAATCAACATTTACACACTtctcaacatcatcatcatcatccacaacaacaacagtcAAGATTACATACAAACACATCGAATTTTCCATTTTCTTCATATTTTAACACAAATCCAAATTATTATTCATCAGTAAATTATATGAATGGATCTGTATTAACTAATGAAAatttatcatcatcaccatcctcATCTTCATCTGATATAAATCATACAAATAATATGTTTACAAATTATCCATTCAATTATTCAATACAAAGTGGTATTCAAACAT TCGACGATGAAGTACATAACATAGAAGCTTCAGCTGCTAGTTCACAGTCTTCTTTCATACGTCGTTCGAATATGCATCACTGTTCACTTATACCTGAATATGAAATGGTAGAAAAAAATTTTGGACAATCACATCATACAACGGAATCAAACTATCAGCAG aGTGGAACTCCTTCATCAATAGATACTACAGAATCATCTCCACATAATTCATCACAATTTTTATCCCCAGGATCAAACAAAGGAAATTTTGAAATAGGATCCGAAATTAACAGAATCCAAATGAGTAGTACATCAACAACTAACTCTGGTAGAAATATCTATTCATCTCCAATATCATGTGGAATGAATGCCAATGAATTAAATTCAGAAGATGGAGTAAGGAATCATGAAGAAGAGAAAAATGCTCTAAGAACATTTAATTATCCTGAtataaattcattaaaaaatGCATTCAATATAGGAATTACTTCAGAAATTCAAAATTTAACAGAAGGTTTATTGAATGATCCTACAAATGTTATGCTACAAACAAACCTAACTCACAATTTAGATCAATCTAATTCTTATATGTCACATTCTCAGGGAACAAGATTTTCAACAAGTTTTAATACTGAATGCACACAGAATGTCATCTATCAACCGACTGCATCAGTAATACCTGAACAACCGTTTAGTCGTTTATCTGGTGGGGGAAATAGTGGAAAAAATGGATTTTGTAAAAGAG CAATTAGATATAAAACAGCTTTAGATGGACGGACTGATTTTATTCATGCACCGAGCCCATCAGATATATTTTGTACTGTCCCTGGTCGCCTATCATTACTCAGTTCTACTTCGAAATATAAAGTGACTGTTGCTGAAGTACAAAGACGTTTGTCACCACCTGAATGTTTGAATGCTTCATTACTTGGTGGTGTTTTACGCCG AGCAAAGTCTAAAAATGGAGGAAGATCATTACGTGATAAATTGGATAAAATTGGTTTAAATTTACCAGCTGGACGACGAAAAGCAGCAACAGTTACTTTGTTAACTTCACTTGTTGAAG